From Apium graveolens cultivar Ventura chromosome 9, ASM990537v1, whole genome shotgun sequence, the proteins below share one genomic window:
- the LOC141687368 gene encoding uncharacterized protein LOC141687368 encodes MDDSYVKGFSKFGDNNENDEIRSPKSQKPKKVAMKHFMEPTISAATKAALLPKRKILAERNEAFTFINSSKHPILDSRTSPARSLRSSYSSDHDDGEDEGNRFDGNSSSKKPYDPLTNYLSPRPKFLRYNPNKKRRIFLNGDSDSEITEKKDGLGVVSSTSSFESQKVVEEKTFEEGFVKEEDVEEGNPNDLDDENAEMEEDIEEFDDDDDDEEEEEEEEEEEEEEEEEKCWSFLGLLKFLLVLGSIFLSTTCICSMNSHDHSLIQEAIRDFRHGFLNQSNTHEVVTRKEHLASRFEIWGEKEEESHVSLPNVTQEDIEFVEIEVSKVSRDDEILLESTARLPEVQIEKAEDVYHDGLMSKLEASDAVEWAEGTENQSSTDIAEASLDQLSENLRASDQEMGEIQDGLDQLQHTETAEVKDLFSESEACPDVNAEFEQMKSEEIRSQVEVAALVVLFTMVPALGLLYYSRRRNSKETSFPTQENIDDEASLPTEKHSSEEASLPIERHQLNTELAHQIQKTSANCSVEEEYVEKVASFTSPTTPLASMNVVSEFSRQRQAPIVEFLGELVIGEDTFVRSSEMTRIPDPEERNASNSVFTQMTKLHSKTSLVQNHSSHLELSTADSTSQKKKRPVKEESNGGEVSTTMTPVRRSSRLRNKAMSP; translated from the exons ATGGATGATTCTTATGTTAAGGGCTTCTCTAAATTTG GGGACAATAATGAAAATGATGAAATTCGTTCACCCAAGTCACAGAAACCCAAAAAAGTTGCGATGAAGCACTTCATGGAGCCTACTATTTCCGCAGCTACAAAGGCTGCTTTGCTTCCGAAAAGGAAAATCTTGGCCGAAAGAAATGAAGCTTTTACTTTCATCAATTCCTCAAAACACCCAATTCTTGATTCAAGAACTTCTCCAGCCCGTTCCCTGCGATCTTCTTACAGTTCTGATCAtgatgatggtgaagatgagGGGAACAGATTTGATGGTAATTCATCTTCGAAGAAGCCATATGACCCTTTAACTAATTACCTTTCTCCCAGGCCTAAATTCTTAAGGTACAATCCGAATAAGAAGCGGAGAATCTTCCTGAACGGAGACAGTGACAGTGAAATCACTGAGAAAAAAGATGGGTTAGGGGTGGTTAGCAGTACTAGTTCGTTTGAGTCTCAGAAAGTAGTGGAAGAAAAAACATTTGAAGAAGGTTTTGTGAAGGAAGAGGATGTGGAAGAGGGTAATCCTAATGACCTTGATGATGAAAATGCGGAGATGGAGGAAGACATTGAAGaatttgatgatgatgatgatgatgaggaggaggaggaggaagaggaggaggaggaggaggaggaggaggaggagaaGTGTTGGAGTTTTTTAGGTCTTTTGAAATTTCTGCTTGTTTTGGGCTCTATATTTCTGTCTACTACATGTATATGCTCCATGAATTCCCATGATCATTCATTGATCCAGGAAGCTATTAGGGATTTCAGACATGGGTTTCTTAATCAAAGTAACACACATGAAGTTGTCACAAGAAAGGAGCATTTAGCCAGCAGATTTGAAATTTGGGGCGAAAAAGAAGAGGAGTCTCATGTTAGTTTACCGAATGTGACACAAGAAGATATTGAGTTCGTGGAGATAGAGGTTTCCAAAGTCAGCAGGGATGATGAAATACTGCTGGAAAGCACTGCTAGATTGCCTGAAGTGCAAATTGAGAAAGCTGAAGATGTTTACCATGATGGGTTGATGAGCAAGCTGGAGGCTTCTGATGCAGTGGAATGGGCAGAAGGTACAGAAAATCAATCAAGCACAGATATAGCTGAAGCCTCATTAGATCAACTATCAGAAAATTTGAGGGCAAGCGATCAGGAGATGGGGGAAATTCAGGATGGACTTGACCAGCTGCAGCACACTGAAACAGCGGAAGTGAAGGATTTGTTTTCTGAATCTGAGGCTTGCCCTGATGTTAATGCTGAATTTGAACAAATGAAAAGTGAAGAGATCAGATCACAGGTTGAAGTAGCTGCTTTAGTTGTATTGTTTACTATGGTTCCTGCTTTGGGTTTGCTTTACTATTCAAGGCGAAGGAATAGTAAAGAAACTTCTTTTCCTACACAAGAGAACATTGATGATGAAGCTTCTTTGCCTACAGAGAAGCACAGCAGTGAAGAAGCTTCTTTGCCTATTGAAAGGCACCAACTAAATACTGAACTTGCTCATCAGATACAAAAGACCAGTGCAAATTGTAGTGTGGAAGAAGAATATGTGGAAAAGGTTGCGTCTTTTACTAGTCCCACAACACCTCTTGCCTCAATGAATGTCGTTTCAGAATTTAGCAGGCAGAGGCAAGCTCCCATTGTTGAGTTTCTTGGAGAGCTTGTGATTGGAGAAGACACATTTGTTAGGAGCAGCGAAATGACAAGGATTCCAGATCCGGAAGAGAGGAATGCTAGCAATTCCGTTTTTACGCAAATGACGAAATTGCATAGCAAGACTTCTTTGGTTCAGAATCATTCATCACATTTGGAGCTCTCTACCGCAGACTCTACATCACAAAAGAAGAAGAGGCCAGTGAAAGAG GAAAGCAATGGAGGGGAAGTGAGCACAACTATGACTCCAGTAAGGCGATCAAGCAGACTCCGGAACAAGGCTATGTCTCCATGA
- the LOC141683176 gene encoding uncharacterized protein LOC141683176: protein MKSMDKKRHRDGPSSRGHDSNKLKNSAACLSSGVMPTSQGGSSSAARGAMNAGGSGDFLKNGLLRCKTYAEKVAGELSKMLVLDEAIDVGKVSKLRKEAHVLKDEKLNLEKKLEDLTKNNNASTDRIYSLLTEKSDVLNECGSLNVKVANLENEVRGL, encoded by the exons ATGAAGAGCATGGATAAGAAGCGTCATCGTGATGGGCCTTCGTCCCGTGGTCACGATTCTAACAAGCTCAAGAATTCGGCGGCCTGTTTGTCATCGGGTGTAATGCCCACTAGTCAAGGTGGGTCGAGTTCTGCGGCTCGTGGTGCTATGAATGCTGGTGGTTCTGGAGATTTCCTTAAGAATGGATTATTGAGGTGTAAGACGTATGCTGAGAAG GTAGCTGGAGAGCTGAGTAAGATGTTGGTTTTGGACGAGGCTATTGATGTTGGGAAGGTTTCTAAGCTCCGTAAAGAGGCCCATGTATTGAAGGATGAGAAGCTGAACCTTGAGAAGAAATTGGAAGATTTGACTAAGAATAATAATGCTTCTACTGACAGGATTTACTCGCTTTTGACCGAAAAGTCTGATGTGCTAAACGAATGTGGCTCTTTGAATGTTAAGGTGGCTAATTTGGAGAATGAAGTTCGTGGACTTTAG